The genomic region GCCACTCCTGAATGCAGCAATATTCTGACTTTAGATTAAGATACAAACTATGATGGATTACAGTGTGCATTCATCAGATACTCTTTCTTACTTTAGCTATAGCCTACCATTCTTGAATTAGAaacccccccctctctctctctgtgtgtgtgtgtgtgtgtgtgtgtgtgtgtgtgtgtgtgtgtgtgtgtgtgtgtgtgtgtgtgtgtgtgtgtgtgtgtgtgtgtgtgtgtgtgtgttaccaaCAAGTCATTTAGGTTTCTTAAAGTCAATAAGAGCCTTTAATATTGAGCTTTAGCAAAGCTACACCATTGACAGCCCTTACACAGCTTTTGTTTCCCACACACAGAAGAGACCGGGGTTAGCTGTATTTCTATAGTATTTCTGAGGTGAGGTCTGTATCTGGAGTGCAAAAAAGCTACAGAATATTTATGCCATTATTTCCCAGAAAAAAAGATGACCTTTTATAACAATAGGCTTTTAGCCAAAGGTAAACTGTAAACAATtcatgaaaaagtaaaaatgtacaaagcaacatacaaaaatatatcattttggtcaacagaaattgaaaaactgtaaaaagtaaaacaacattaaaagtGGACAACTTTCCTATCATCTGACCTGAAAACACAATTCACAGCTGGTTTTATTGTGTCCACCTGTTCATTTGtaacatttactaatttaaGGCAGTTTTGAATCAACATACAAACTATACTTGGCCTTTTGCTCATAATATCACAGTTACTGAGATATAGCCCTTGTGACGTCTAACCCCGGTCTCCTATAATAATCATTTCTAAATGTAAGTTTTAATACAATTACCACGGAATTatccagaaaaaaacaaaaaacaaaacaacgaTTCCACATATAAAGGAACATTATTTCTACCTCTTACTAATGAGTGAAATCAATGATCAAGTACTTCCATTTAGTAAACACAACACCAgcaacaaaaagaaagaaaaaaaatccccaGAATTACTGATtaataaattctgtcatttgatgtttATACTATATGTATGTAGTCTAAGCAGTGTGGGAAATATACAGTACAATATCAttttattggattttttttaagtttttttcttttctttttacatttatacattgTATGTATTTACAGGGAGTTTTGATACTGGTAGCATGTAAGTCAGATATTTCTCATTTAATATATACAAACAATATGTACATCAGTTGTACCAATAATTATTTGAACACTAGAGTCGCACTTAAAATGTCTGAACGGCATTGCAttagaaagaaattcataccaTATGGCATATTTAAAAGAAATACAGCTTAGTTGGATTTTAAATGATAAACAATAGATATACTGAGAGCTGACTTCATACTTCATACTCATATATTATAGTGTTTCTTCAGCTATAGGCACTTTTAGACAAACATTTCTCCCACTCTTTGGTTTAGTTTGTCTGCTAGCAGGGaacatactgtatatacagCACATCTGAACCAGATTTTTCTGAAACAACAAATAGCGTTCTGTggtggaaattacattttaaacatgttttgaaTACATTCTCCAACTCTTCAGTGTGTGAAAATTGATATAATCATAGTTTAAAATAATTACTCACACTAAATaaatctttctttctctctctttttctcaagATTTGCGCATTTCAATTTTCCATTCATATGATGGATTGGAACATTTAGTTTATGTGACtaatacacattttttaaattgaagtttATGATTTATACAAATGTTGTATTAAGCTCTAATTTGTATTAAGATGCTCAATTCATAATCTGAATAATAAGTAAGGATTATAATTCAGTGGCATTTTACTATTAATTGACATGCAAatttagggggaaaaaaaggcTTAAATATTTTTGAGTGTACCTGGTTATTTCACTAATTCTTAGTTAATTAAGAATGCACGcttatgtagcctaatattttaCATACAACGTTTTTTGCACGCATTAATCGGCATTTGAAAAGTAGCAAAAATGTTTTCCAAGACTGTGCTGAAACGAGTGCCCATGGCTGAAGAAACACTTATCAGGAAAAGGCCATAATTAGTTTGCAGATCGCGCTTTGTTTTCTGTCATTCGTACATTTCAATAATGTCCAAATGCGAGTCTCTCAGGTGCGTTGTGTCGTCAAGCAAACGATTTTcttaaaagcctttctgaaGTCCCTGTTGAAAATCGTGTAAATGATGGGATTCACCGAGCTGTTGCAGTATCCAATCCAGAAGAAGAGCTTGAAAAGCGCTTCGGGCGGCACGCAGCTCTCCCTGCAGATGGCCTGGAGACTGTAGGTGAAGAAGAAAGGGAACCAGCAGAGGACGAACACCCCCATGACCACAGCCAGAACGAAGGTGAAGCGTTTCTCTCGCATCTGAGCCACTTTGGTTTTCGACACCGCCGCGAGCTGTTTGCTGCTCTGCTCCTGATTGGAAGCCCAGGAGATCCGGCTGGTCCTCTGCGCGCCGCAGCGCGCGCCCTCCACCCGCCTGCACTTGGAGAAGCGCGAGCTCTTGGGTTTGCTGTCTGACGTCGCGCTCTCCTCCAGGTCGATATCATCCAGCTCCTCCTGTCCCTGGTTGCTCTCCGAGCTGTTGCTGCTCGGAGACTCCTTCTCAAACTTAGCTTTCCTCACGAAGCACGTCTCGGACTGGGAAGGTTGCCTCTCCAGACCGTTCTTGGCCACGAAAACCGTGGACGACCGCTGTTTGGCGACGCGGTAGATTTTACAGTACACCGTGATCATGATGAACCCAGGCGCAAAGAACGACACCACGCACGAGGAGAGGATGTACCAGGTCTCGTCGTTTATTAAGCACTCCGTCTCGTTGTGTTTGGTCATGATGAGGGGTGGGAATGAGATGACGGCTGATATGACCCACACCACCGCGATCATGGACTTGATGCGCTTTGGCGTTCTCTTCAAGTTGTAGCTCACCGCCTTGGTGACGGACCAGTACCTATCCAAACTGATGGCGCACAGGTGCACGATGGACGACGTGCAGAACAGAACATCCAGGGCCAGGTAAAAGGCGCACCAGGTGCTGCCGAAGTACCAGTATCCCATGATCTCGTTGGCGAGTGAAAACGGGATCACTAGAGTGGCCACGAGGATGTCCGCGCACGCGAGTGACACGAGGAAGAGGTTCTGTGGCGCGCGGAGCGCACGGCTGGTCAGAACCGCCACGATGACCAGCACGTTCCCAACGATGGTGAGAAGGATGATGATGGAGACCACGAGGATGATGAACGCGGCTGCCGGGTCCGTGTACGGCCACTGTTTCGAGGTAATGTTGACGCTGGCATCCTCCTCCGTTGCATTGGACTGAGTTACATCCATGCTGAGTCCATGTTCCCGACAGTCAGGTTAGTGTTTCCAGTTAGGTGGTGTCACCGACGCATTGATATAATGACACAATAAAAACTTGAGCTGTCAGTTCGCTCTGTTGACGCGATAGTCTCATGCTTGCGAGATAAACGCTCTTCATCGCGCCCGCGAAGACTTCGATACGCACGAATCCCGAGTCCTGACGCGAGAAATAGAATTCCAGAGTAGCTGCGCGCGATCTGACAGACGCGCTCCAAGCGCACGCGAGTTCTCCACACGCGCTCCACACTGGACTAAATGTGTTGAGATGTGTGAGCTCGAGCTGGAGCTAATCACATGACGTCACGCAGGAGTCCAACCCATCGTTAAACCCTCACACACGCCTGGATCGctgtctttgtggggactctccgtAGGCGTAACGGTTATTATACTGTACACACTGTATATTATCTCGCCTTAtgctaaccctacccatcacacacacacacacacacacacacacacacacacacacacacacacacacacacacacacacacacacacgcacacaaacgcacacacacacacacacacacacacacaaacgcacgcactcacgcacgcgcacacattTTTCTTACGTTTACTTTACTAAAGGAGgatgtttgtacacttacacacAAAAATACTTTATAAAACTATCAATCAGAGACAGAAGgcttttttaataaagttttttttccatgttaatCATTTAGAGGCctttgaagtgtgtgtgtgtgtgtgtgtgtgtgtgtgtgtgtgtgtgtgtgtgtgtgtgtgtgtgtgtgtgtgtgtgtgtgtgtgtgtgtgtgtgtgtgtgtgtgtgtgtgtgtcagatatgAGACAGTATAGGctttatacactctaaaaaatgctgagttaaaaacaacccaagttgggttgaaaatgcactaacccaacaattgagttgttttaacccaatggttgagttgttttaacccagtggttgggttaaatgttgcttaagacaactgggtaagaacaactcaaccattgggttaaaacaactcaattgttgggttagtgcattttcaacccaacttgggttgtttttaactcagcatttttagagtgtaatgttCATGTTTTGAAACAAAAGAGTACAGTGTAGTTTTAAATCTAGCCCTGTAATAATCACATCTGTGTGACCTTTGTGACAGTTTGAGCGCCACGATGTAATTCAGGCTTTACAAAGAGGTTGTTATTGATGGATGGAGCAGTTAAACACTATATTAGACCTGACAGTGGTTTCACGTGAAAAGAGCATTTGCACAGTCTACAAGGCACAGCAGCCAAAAATGgccaatttaaatataaatgtcagCGAATGGGAATAAAACAGTAATGTAAAATGATTGATTCATAATATAATAAGTGGACTTTTCTTTCTGAAGTGGGGTCTGGGGGTCCTAcccccatttttttttatttcctgCAGGCTGGTGCATTTGAGGCCATGTCCCTCTCCTataccaataaaaaaaaaatgaaaccagtcaatacaatagtactttttttttctttttttttaaatctctatGACCATTTTTTCAATACTTGTAACAAATTTCTTAAACTCTTAATCCACCAACACACCTACAACACACAATTTGAAACATAAAATTGTAAACTAAActaatttttaaaatacaataatacactaTGTCTACCAAAACACTGCAAACATTAACACATGTTCTCTTCCAACAGGAAAATTCAGTCAATCATAGCACAATGTCATTAAAACACTAACACCAGACTGAATTACAGAAACTGCATTATTTGATGTGTCAGGTCTGTCCTTATACAATAGACAGTATATTTGATTGATCATAGATTGTGTGTCTTTTGAAGCCTCtccacatttttgtttttttgggttTAGTAAATGCATGCATTTTGCTGCATAAAtttgatacaaaaaataaatgaccCGTCTCAGAGTAGCTTTATAGAATGCCCTTCAGTTTTATTTCATTATCAGCAGTCCCTGTTCTTCATTCAGGAGCTTTCCTGATAGAGGCAGACGTTGAATCCTTATATATCGACAGAATACAGTTACATATTAGAGACCAGAGGCATACACTCTGTAAAacaaattcaggtctccaattgaaaatgttcttgtgactgatcacatctaaatgtttcagttggccaaattgaatttctgtgaattgatgaaatgtaatttggccaactaaaaagttagatgtgatcagtcgctagaaaatgttcaattggagacctgatttttttttttacagtgcagtcacTATAATACATGGTAAACGTATTTAGACTTTGCAGTAGGAGAGGCccttttttgtgaaaattctGGATGGATGGCACTGTGTCCTGGCTGAGATTTGGCTGTACCCGTTCACCAGCCTCTCTGTATGATAGCCTATGGTCTTTGACAGTAGCTCTTATTTCATCAGCTACCCTAATTCTGGCCCTTCTTTGAGCGCCACCATGCATTCTAACTCCTCCTCATCCAGGCATCCCTCTCCCTTGTCCTCGACCCACTCCTCTGCCTTGTCCTGGTACTCatcttcctctccctcatgcAGGCATTTTTCTTACTTTCTTTGTGTTGCTCTATACTGTTCCTTTTCCACACAAGATCAGCCTTAAAAGGCTCTCTTTTACTGTACAGTATATGTTCATGTGAATAAAAGAACATCAACACCTGAACAATTCCTAGATGGGAATCAGttgtgatttatatattttgcataACTTAGATCAACTGTTTCTCagtaaaagaaataataaaatacaaggGATATATTTGTCTTTTAATTCACAATATGAACCGCTATCTATCTTGACTTTAGCCTATAAGGTTAGGTTTAGAACATAGTGCTGACATACAGTTAACATAAAGCACTGGTACATTTGGCAGTAAAAATAACATCATTTTGGTCTTGGTTGAGCTTGGGTGAGAAATAAGTTCAAGGCTTCaagcattttaaatttgtgttaAATATATGCAGTTGTGTAATAGCAACAATAAACGTGTTTATAGCCTACGCAGACAGATGCTGTCCTGAGTTAAGAGTTTAAGAGACATTACGTTAAGGGAAATTTGTTAAAAGTATAGAAAAACTTATCATAGTGATTGTAAAAAACTGTAAACAGAAACTCCTTCCCTGTCAGATGATACACAGAATGTGTGAAATAGAGTCCTAAAGTAAAAGTGTCCCCAACAAAGTCAGTATTAGAAgagtttaatataaatataaatgttccGCTATTAATGCAAAGCTGATGTTACATAAAAGAGCTTCATCAACAACTCATGCTGAACATGACACCAGTGTTAGTGCGTCCAGAATGTGTTTCCACATTTTCTTCACAACGCTTATTCCAAAATTGAAAAAattgtaaatttgtttaaagTATTGAAAAACCTTTCATAGCGATTGTGTAATCTGTAATTGAACTGCCATGTAGAAATCAACAGTTGAATGATAATGACCAAGTTGCATGTTTATTATGCTCCTTGTCCAGATAGAaaaaatgcaaatgcaaaa from Pseudorasbora parva isolate DD20220531a chromosome 11, ASM2467924v1, whole genome shotgun sequence harbors:
- the adra2da gene encoding alpha-2Da adrenergic receptor, whose protein sequence is MDVTQSNATEEDASVNITSKQWPYTDPAAAFIILVVSIIILLTIVGNVLVIVAVLTSRALRAPQNLFLVSLACADILVATLVIPFSLANEIMGYWYFGSTWCAFYLALDVLFCTSSIVHLCAISLDRYWSVTKAVSYNLKRTPKRIKSMIAVVWVISAVISFPPLIMTKHNETECLINDETWYILSSCVVSFFAPGFIMITVYCKIYRVAKQRSSTVFVAKNGLERQPSQSETCFVRKAKFEKESPSSNSSESNQGQEELDDIDLEESATSDSKPKSSRFSKCRRVEGARCGAQRTSRISWASNQEQSSKQLAAVSKTKVAQMREKRFTFVLAVVMGVFVLCWFPFFFTYSLQAICRESCVPPEALFKLFFWIGYCNSSVNPIIYTIFNRDFRKAFKKIVCLTTQRT